The Leptospira sp. WS60.C2 genome includes the window TTCTTCTGCGAAGATGATCCTCTCATAATATAGATAAAAGAACATGATGTAGACCAATGCAAATGCAAAGTCCCTTAGAATGATCACTGGTCCTAAATACATCAAAAAGTTACCGACGTAGAGAGGATGTCTCACTAGTGAGTAAATGCCTGACTGGTTTACCACATCTGCGACTTGTTGTTTCGTATTTCGACCAGAAGTATTTTTCGGAGTATAACCGATGGTAAAACATCTGACAAAAAGTCCCGCAAAACTCACTACAAATGCACCTGCCAACCAATACAAATTGGACATATAGTTCCCTTGGAAATAAGGAACATAGGGTAAATACAGTAAGGAAAGAAATAAAATGACTCCTGGAATGTAGGAGCGCCATCGAAAGAGAAAATTGCCTTGTTGGTTGAGTTCTTCTATAAGTGCCATGTTAAATCGTACTTGCTTCCTTTGATTAAGCTGTCAGCTTACGTCCTATGTCAATCAAATCCTTTATCCCAGCAAAGTTCAATCTCCCTGTCCTTTGGTTAACCGATCTGACATTGCCCTTACTCAATAAAGTTGTGCACAATCTGGAGGCGATTGAAATCTCAGAAAATGACGAAAAAATATTAAAATCGTTTCAAAAAGAACGTTTGCTCTACATTTCCAATCATCCTACTACCAAGGAACCAGGCATAGCGTTTCATGCGGCAAACATCATGGGTTCTCGTTTTCATTATATGGCCGCCAGGGAGGTATTTGAATGGGGATACGGATTCGTGGGAGATTTTATCCAATCCATTGGTGCCTACTCTGTGTTAGCTGGTGCACCCGATAGAGAATCTCTCAAAGCATCCCGGGCCATATTGGCAAACCCGGCTGGTAAGTTAGCACTGTTTCCTGAAGGTGAACCCACAAGTGGGATGAACGACACCTTACTTCCCTTCCAACCAGGTGTCGCCCAGCTTGGGATTTGGGGTTTAGAAGATGCACTAAAAAAAGATCCCAATGCTAGCATATGGGTGTTACCAACGTTTATCAAATACCGAATGACTAGTTCCATCCAATCTATGCAAAAAGATATCGACCAAAGTCTCACACGAATGGAAGAAAGGTTCGGAATCTCTAAAACAGGCAAAGACATTGTGCATCGATTTTTATCCATCGGAAAACGTATGATGGAACGAGAAGAAAAAGAATATGGTGTTCCTGTGGAAGAAGGAAGAGCCGATGACTTTGATTACCGATTGGGACGAATGCGACATGCCATGCTCGATAACATTGCCAGAAAGGCCAACATACCAAAGTGGGATGTGGATGCCAATGCCATCGAAAAATTGAGAAAAATCCTGAGCACACTCGAAATGGTTTCCGTGGGCGTACAGGACCCAAACGGTGAACTCCCCAGTTTGGAAATGGCAAGATGGGCAAGAAATGCAGCCACAAAAGCATATGATTTTATTTCGATCCAAACTGCTTATATCAAAGAATTACCAAGCCCGGAACGTTTGTATGAATTTTTATACCGCTATGAAAATGAAATTTTCGGTGAAACAAAACAAAGATCTCACAAAGCGGTCGTTAGACTGGGAAAGCCATTCAAGATCAATGAGTATCTTGGTTCTTACAAAGAAGACAAAAAGAAAACCCTAGATTCGATTACGGAACGTCTAAGAAATGAGTTACAAACAATGCTTGTGGACGAAAAATCCAAATCGAATGCATTGTTCCCGAGCCAATATATTTTTTAATGGAACCATTGACGTTATCACAAATTAGGGACTGGATTCAGTCAGATGATCCACTTGCCATTTCCACGTATGGAGCTTCCAAAAATTTAGATGAAAATTTAGTCCAAGTCCTCGATGCCCTCACGGAAAGATACAAAATTCAACATTTATCTCCCATTTTATTTACCATCGTAAAAGATTTGATTCTAAACGGGTTTAAAGCAAATTTCAAACGATTATTTTTCCAAGAAAACCAATTGGACATACACTCACCCGCCGATTACGAGTTAGGTGTTCGTATGTATAAAAGTTTGATCCTTTCTGGCAGAGGAAATTTATATGAACCTATGGCTCGAGAAAAAAATTTGTATGTGAACATCAAAATTGAACATGACGATTCCCAAATCAAATTTGACATTCGCAACAATTCGATGTTAGTGCGCGGGGAAATGCAGAAAATCAGGAATTCCCTTTTGCACGCTCAAAACTACAACGACATCATGGAATATTACATCGAACGGGGGGACAACTCAGAAGGGGAAGGAATTGGCATTGCCTTGTGTATCATTCTTCTCAAAGGAGAAAACCTTCCCACCGACCAATTCCGCATCTACCACGAAGACGGAGAAACGATCGCCCAACTCACCATTCCCTTAAAGAAAGGCTAGCAGAGAAACCCTGGTTTTCCAACTTGGATGTATGGGCCACGCAACAGAGACAACCAATCACTCCATTCCAGAAGTTCTAAAAGCTATTGTTTCGAAAGAAATGAACCACGCCCTTTGGCTGAACACACTCTCTTTACTCGAACACATTGGATCGCGAAAAATCCTTCTCACCCAGTCCAGTGAAGATACCTCAGAAATGATCTTACGACATGCCACAGAAGAAGCAAGGCATGCCCTCTTTTTCAAAAAAGCAGCAAGGACCATCCAACCGGAGTTTCGTTCTGGCTACCAAAACTCCTCTTTAGTTCGCGGAACTGCCGCAAGAATTTATTTCGCAAAACTAGACACCCTCGTTCGCAGGAATCTTAAGAAAGTTTTCACCGACGAAAGGACATTCACCTACCTTGCCTATTTGTATACCACAACCGTAATCGAAAAAAGAGCTATGGTCGTTTACAATGCGTATGACGAAATTTTAAACCAATCCGGTTCTCCCATCCGCCTAACTAACCTCATCCTAGAGGAAGAGGGCCATTTGTCCGAAATGAGCGCGGAAATGTACCGTTTGGACCCGAATGCGGAACAGAGATTGGCCCTTTTGGAAGCAGAAGAAGCAAAAATCTTTGCCCGTTTTTGGCGCCAAATCGGTGAATTCTCCCTAAATTAAAAAAGGCTTGCGAAAAAAATCCGAGACTGGTTTCCTTCAACCATCTTCATGCGACATAATACTATTATTGGATCTTTGAGAAAATGGGATTAGAAGTCTTTTTATTGCCTTTTTTGGCGAGTGTAGCCGTGACCATCGGACTCCGTCGTTTGGACAAATCCAATACCAAACTGTCCCAACTGAAACGTTACGCCTCCAAACTCACCGAAGAAATGCAAGGTGTTGCCCTCCAAAAGATCCAAATGGTAAAAGATGCAGGGATTGATTTGGACATCCTTGTCAAACAATCGCGGAAGGTCGCAGAAGACATCCAATCCTTAAGCGCCGAATCCAGGGACCTCTTCGAAAAAATCCGCGCAAGCAAAGATTATCTCTCTTCTCTTTCGGGAGAGATGGAACAAATCCAAGATTTGAGTAACCAAGTCCGCCGAGAAAAACAATACATGGAAGAAGGACTTTCTCAAATCAACTCACACAAACGCGAGTTACGTGAAGTATCCGAAGATATGGAGGCATTACACAATGAATCTGTCTCGATGCTTGATACCTTCCAAAACAAATTGAATTTACGAAGTGATGAGATTTTACAATCCGTCGCTCAAAAGATGGTAGAGCTTGAAAGCCTACTCGAAACCAAATCTGATTTCCTAGACAATTCCCTCTCCAAAATTGCAGAAACCGCGAGAGAAAAATTATTAACTCATGCGGATGTCATGGTGAATGAAACAGCCGGTCGACTGGACCATGCAAGAAAAGAAATGGATCTACTCCTCGAGTCCATGAAGTATGCACAAGGGGATTTGGATGTTCGCCTAACAAAGTTTGAAGATACGTCATCATTACTTTCTGATAAAGTTGATAAATTTGATGAACGATTGGAAGAAAAATACCAAAGAGCTTCTTCCAAATTGGAAGAGAAAGTTTCACTCCTTGAGAAAAAAATCCTTGAACGTTTTGATTCCATCGTCGACCAAGTAAGTCATACAAAAGATTCGTTCATGAAAGGCCTTAGCCAAGAAACGGATGCCATCAAACGAGAAATTGAAGATCTTTCTTTGGAAACACTCTCCAAGCGAGATGACATTATAAACGAGACAAGAAGACAAGCAGATGGAATCAACCAAACCATCATTCAATTCCAAGAAAAATACTTAGAAGCAGAAAACAAACTCCTCCGCCAAGCAGACGTTCGTAAACAAGAACTCATTCGTGAGATTGAAGCTTTCTCGGAAGAGTTCCATCGAATTTCAGAAGAATTAAAAGAAGAAGCAAGCACTCTCAAAAAAAGTGCGCTGCAAGAATTGAAAGACTTTGATCGAGAACTTGAAACCGTTCGTTCTGGCCAAGAAATGGTTATCAAAACGTCTCTCTTTGAACTCAAAAAAGAGTTAGAAGAAAGAATGCATTCGGATTTCAAAATCCAAAAACATGAAATGGATTCAGATCTTGGCACCATCCAATCACAAGTGAAAGAACTGGGTGAAACGATTTCAGCACAAACCAAAGATGTGGATGAATATGTCGAAGAATTGAAGTCAGCTCTTCGCGAATCAGCGCATGAAATCCTAGAGACGGCAGAAGAAAAAGCCAAAGAATCCGAAGAAATTGTTACAGAAAAGATTCGGATTGCCAATGCAAATTTAGAACAATTTGTGAGCAAATGGGAAGAAGAACTCGGAAGGATTCGCGAAGACCAAAATTATAGCATCGAAAAACTACAAGACCGCATGAAAGAAATCCATGTGGAAGGTGCTGATCTTCTCGGAGAATTCCAAAACCAATTCCAAAAAGCAAAAACCAATTTGGAACTTGTGGCCGAATCCAAAACAAAAGAAAGTATCTCCCGTTTGGAAGAAGAAGCAAAACTTGCTCGTAACGAAGTAGAACGAATCCTCAAACACCTAGAAGAATCAGGAGAATCCTTCTTCAACTTACAAGAAGAAAAGATGGACCGATTGAACGAAACGATCGATTCTAAAATCTCTCACCAACTCACGAAACTTCTGGACAAAGGGAATGTACAACTCGGTCAATTAGAAGAAAAAATTTCGAACCATCTAAACACAGTTCGTCGCAACTTAGAAGAAAGTATCAAACGCTCCAAAGACGAATCGAA containing:
- a CDS encoding 1-acyl-sn-glycerol-3-phosphate acyltransferase produces the protein MSIKSFIPAKFNLPVLWLTDLTLPLLNKVVHNLEAIEISENDEKILKSFQKERLLYISNHPTTKEPGIAFHAANIMGSRFHYMAAREVFEWGYGFVGDFIQSIGAYSVLAGAPDRESLKASRAILANPAGKLALFPEGEPTSGMNDTLLPFQPGVAQLGIWGLEDALKKDPNASIWVLPTFIKYRMTSSIQSMQKDIDQSLTRMEERFGISKTGKDIVHRFLSIGKRMMEREEKEYGVPVEEGRADDFDYRLGRMRHAMLDNIARKANIPKWDVDANAIEKLRKILSTLEMVSVGVQDPNGELPSLEMARWARNAATKAYDFISIQTAYIKELPSPERLYEFLYRYENEIFGETKQRSHKAVVRLGKPFKINEYLGSYKEDKKKTLDSITERLRNELQTMLVDEKSKSNALFPSQYIF
- a CDS encoding rubrerythrin, which codes for MGHATETTNHSIPEVLKAIVSKEMNHALWLNTLSLLEHIGSRKILLTQSSEDTSEMILRHATEEARHALFFKKAARTIQPEFRSGYQNSSLVRGTAARIYFAKLDTLVRRNLKKVFTDERTFTYLAYLYTTTVIEKRAMVVYNAYDEILNQSGSPIRLTNLILEEEGHLSEMSAEMYRLDPNAEQRLALLEAEEAKIFARFWRQIGEFSLN
- the lmtA gene encoding lipid A Kdo2 1-phosphate O-methyltransferase yields the protein MALIEELNQQGNFLFRWRSYIPGVILFLSLLYLPYVPYFQGNYMSNLYWLAGAFVVSFAGLFVRCFTIGYTPKNTSGRNTKQQVADVVNQSGIYSLVRHPLYVGNFLMYLGPVIILRDFAFALVYIMFFYLYYERIIFAEEYFLRGKFKDAYLKWADKTPAFIPRLSGYVKPNLDFSFRNIWKREYPSLFGIIVVFTVFDLIQIYFQEPNLRMVDIAGIWKPFHTWFFGFGLVFYVVTRIIVKTTKLLEVEGR